The genomic window AGAGGAATATCAATATATTGAGAATAAAGAAAATCAATACCATTTGATACCCTCGGATACGATAAATGAGATTAATTATGCGATTAAATCTCCCGTTGTAGAAAATGGTATTATTCATCCTCATTCGATTACTAGTCTGCTATTTTTATTAGTGATTTTATTGACGGTAGGATTTGTTCTATCTTTTATGTTTATTTCTAGATCCTATCACCCTATTAAAAAAATAGCAGAGATGTTCTCTTCACATCCTGAAAAAGATGAATTAAGCCATATTGAAAAATCCATCTACAATTTAAAGAATACAAATGAAAAGTTAATAGAAATCATACAAACGAATGAACAATCTTTAAGAAATAATTTTATCCGTGAGTTACTAATGGGTATATTAACGTGTCAAAAAGCTGATTACTTTATTAGGAAGTATGATGTAACGGTTTTAATGAAGCCCTTCAGGATTATTATTTTTGAATTGGATTTCCAAAGAGAGCTCCATGATACTACCTTCCAAGAACGATATACAGTCTTAAAGGTGAAGGCAATTTCCTATTTAAAGGATTTATATAGCAATCACAGTGATTTTGAAATTGTGGAATTAAGTAATAATCGATTTGTTTTACTAATGTGCGATCAAGGTTTATCTGATATGAAAGAATTGATACAATCTTATATTCTTGAAATGGAAAAAACGTTAAAATTACCTGTAATCGCTTCGATTGGTACCTCAGTGAATACCATTGAAAAGATTGAAACTGATTTTCAAAATACTTTAGAATTACTGGAATATAAGTTTTCTATTGAGAAGAAAACGATTATTGCAAAGGAAGATGTTCAGCATCTTGTAGAAAGCAATTATTATTATCCTTTAGATTTGGAAAGGGAATTTATCTATTTTTCAATATCAGCAAAGGAAAAAGCAGAAAAAATAATCGACTTATTAATAAAAGAGAACTTGTATGAAAGAAAATTACACCAAGACACATTAACTTATTTTGTAGCTGCGCTCGATTCAACTATTCAGCGGATATTACAATCTAGGAATGAAAGGATTGAGAACCATGATAAACATAAATTATTTATTTCGCATGAATTATCTAGATTAGATAATAAGGAAACGTTAGAAATCATCATCAGAGACAAGTTCAACCAATTATTTGATATCATTACGATAGGAAAAGAAAAAGAAAGTTCCACGATGACCGAAAAACTTGTTCAGTATATCTATGATAACTACGAAAAAGATATATCTTTAAACGATCTAGCGGAGAATTTTAATTTGTCTTCTAGTTATATTAGTACCTTGTTTAAAACACATATCGGACAAAACTTTAAAGAATTTTTAAACCGTTACCGAATTGAAAAATCCAAAGAAATGTTCAAAAATCATCATTTCAAAGTACACCAAGTTTCGGAAATGGTTGGTTTTAATAATGTACAGACATTTATTAGGTTATTTAAAAAATATACAGGGATATCACCTGGACAATATAATGAATAAATAGAGTATGAATCCCAGATTATCAATTGTTGTGATGATAATCCGGGTATTTTTTGTTTTGCAAAAGAAAGTTTAGGAAATATTCATATACTAAATATTTATAATTTTTCGAATTTATATACAAAATTTTAAAAAATGATATTTTTTATCACGGATTTAAAAAAATGAAAGTATTCGCTTTCCATATTCTAATGTAAGGTAGGGACAGAAAGCGATTACAAAACAGTTATTTACAAGGAGGGGGGGGGGACATTTTTGAAAAGTCCATTGTCTACAACTAGAAAAATAATTCTTAATTTTCAAATGGAGAAAACAGCAAGTAAATGGTATTTAGTTAGAAGGAAGATTGCAAGAGATAAATATCTCTACTTATTATTGATCCCATTTATTTTATGGTTTTTAGTATTTGCGTATAAACCGATATTGGGATTGCAGATTGCCTTTAAAGATTATAGCTTGTTCAAAGGTATAAATGAGAGTCCGTGGGTAGGATTTGAAAACTTTGGACGATTCTTTGGATCTGAATATTTCATTAGAACATTAAGAAACACAGTACTAATCAGTTTATACAGTTTACTTTTTGCTTTTCCTGCACCTATTATTCTAGCGCTCACATTAAACGAAGTGAAAAATGAGTTGTTTAAACGATCTGTTCAAACGATTACGTATTTACCTCATTTTATATCAGTTGTAGTCATTGCAGGAATTGTGACCAACTTCTTATCCCCAACTAGTGGTATCATAAATCATTTCATTGAAATGATTGGGGGCAAGAGCAAGTATTTTCTATCTGAACCTGAATATTTTAGAACCATTTATATTTCTTCCGTTCAAATTTGGAAAGATGTTGGTTTTAATGCCATTATCTATCTTGCGGCGATTGCTGGTATTAATCCGGCATTATATGAAGCAGCAAAAATGGATGGGGCAAACAGATGGCAGCAAATGATTCATGTTACGATTCCAAGTATAATTCCAACAATTGTTATCTTGTTCATTATTAATATCGGCAATTTTTTGGAGGTCGGCTATGAGGCGATCATCTTACTTTACCAACCTTCTACCTATGAAACGGCCGATGTCATTAACACATATGTCTATCGAGCTGGATTAATGGAAGGTCAATATGAAGTTGCAGCTGCAGCGGGATTGTTTAATTCTGTGGTAGGCCTCATTTTAGTCGTTTTTGCGAACACAATGAGCAGAAGAATCACAAACAATGGGTTATGGTAGGTGTTAAGCTATTGAAAAATATCAATATTTTGGGTCGAATAAGCTCAATTTTCATTTATTTAATCCTGGGAATCCTAGCAGTTGCCTGCTTGTATCCTTTCATTTATGTTTTATCTGCTTCCATTAGTTCAGGAGATGCTGTTAGAACAGGAAAGGTCTTGTTGTTCCCAAAAGATATAAATTTTGAATCCTATGTCAGGGTTTTAAGTGAGCCAGGAATTTGGAAAGCATACGGGAACACCATTTTTTATACTTTGGTAGGTACCTTTGTGAACCTAGTGCTTACTACTTGCGGTGCTTACCCGCTATCTAAAAAAAGGCTCTCTGGAAAAGCTTTTATTGCTTTTTTCGTAGCGTTTACCATGTGGTTCAATGCCGGGATTATCCCAACTTATCTAAACTTCCGGGAATTAGGCCTTTTAGATTCTCGGACTGGAATCATTGTCGGTTTTGGGATTTCGGCTTTCTTGGTGTTTATTTTAAGAACATTTTTCCAGTCTATTCCCGATTCTCTTGAAGAGTCCGCGAAAGTAGACGGAGCAAACGACTTACAAATTTTATGGAAGATATTTTTACCTTTATCCAAACCTGCCCTCATTACTGTAGGTTTATACTATGCCGTTAGTAGATGGAACGGGTATTTTTGGGCAATGATACTCTTAAAAAATGATGATCTTATGCCTTTGCAAGTATTGTTGAAAAAAATGATAGTCGAGTTAAGTGTAAAAGAAGAGTTTATGACAGGCGTGGATTTATCTACGAAATTTTCTACTGAAACAATTATTTAT from Bacillus sp. F19 includes these protein-coding regions:
- a CDS encoding helix-turn-helix transcriptional regulator, with the protein product MRKGKFFWKLFSSFIIIIIIYTLVSVFIFNFKNSQIAENERRSKYKTMIMQTKEQIDRTMEMALLQLIQIESNHEFIQYTKNTDENPDYYDISRVYNLLQQDITSFSNYEYKISIYKNKTGLVITPNATMSYHQFLSNLKLPNKEQKKLDQYLEKTKINYRNQEALVLPNEHPKDSFTIIKKELLDTNKDVVFFVTFNTKGYFPYSELNNNDSFSIFYDKNHIFNSSNTTYPKNILNKVSKELEEYQYIENKENQYHLIPSDTINEINYAIKSPVVENGIIHPHSITSLLFLLVILLTVGFVLSFMFISRSYHPIKKIAEMFSSHPEKDELSHIEKSIYNLKNTNEKLIEIIQTNEQSLRNNFIRELLMGILTCQKADYFIRKYDVTVLMKPFRIIIFELDFQRELHDTTFQERYTVLKVKAISYLKDLYSNHSDFEIVELSNNRFVLLMCDQGLSDMKELIQSYILEMEKTLKLPVIASIGTSVNTIEKIETDFQNTLELLEYKFSIEKKTIIAKEDVQHLVESNYYYPLDLEREFIYFSISAKEKAEKIIDLLIKENLYERKLHQDTLTYFVAALDSTIQRILQSRNERIENHDKHKLFISHELSRLDNKETLEIIIRDKFNQLFDIITIGKEKESSTMTEKLVQYIYDNYEKDISLNDLAENFNLSSSYISTLFKTHIGQNFKEFLNRYRIEKSKEMFKNHHFKVHQVSEMVGFNNVQTFIRLFKKYTGISPGQYNE
- a CDS encoding ABC transporter permease subunit, translating into MEKTASKWYLVRRKIARDKYLYLLLIPFILWFLVFAYKPILGLQIAFKDYSLFKGINESPWVGFENFGRFFGSEYFIRTLRNTVLISLYSLLFAFPAPIILALTLNEVKNELFKRSVQTITYLPHFISVVVIAGIVTNFLSPTSGIINHFIEMIGGKSKYFLSEPEYFRTIYISSVQIWKDVGFNAIIYLAAIAGINPALYEAAKMDGANRWQQMIHVTIPSIIPTIVILFIINIGNFLEVGYEAIILLYQPSTYETADVINTYVYRAGLMEGQYEVAAAAGLFNSVVGLILVVFANTMSRRITNNGLW
- a CDS encoding carbohydrate ABC transporter permease, which translates into the protein MKNINILGRISSIFIYLILGILAVACLYPFIYVLSASISSGDAVRTGKVLLFPKDINFESYVRVLSEPGIWKAYGNTIFYTLVGTFVNLVLTTCGAYPLSKKRLSGKAFIAFFVAFTMWFNAGIIPTYLNFRELGLLDSRTGIIVGFGISAFLVFILRTFFQSIPDSLEESAKVDGANDLQILWKIFLPLSKPALITVGLYYAVSRWNGYFWAMILLKNDDLMPLQVLLKKMIVELSVKEEFMTGVDLSTKFSTETIIYATIVISVIPIVAVYPFLQKYFVKGTMIGGIKE